From the genome of Pristiophorus japonicus isolate sPriJap1 chromosome 18, sPriJap1.hap1, whole genome shotgun sequence:
CTGACCCAGTGCTGTGTTCAGCAGGCAGGCAGCGTGACAATCCTCACTGTGAaactttcttttttctctttttaacaGAAACCAGGGACTTGTGGGATTGCGGTAAAGGTGACTGCGGTGAATGAGGTGGAGTCTGAGCAGGTTGCCGCTGCCTCCAAGGATCCGGTGCACAGGGGTTTGCCGGACTCCAAGACTCCACTGGTAGCAATTCCAGAAGGTAGACTTGAGCAGAGCAAAGATTCTGAGCAAgatagggctcattccccagacacGAGGCACATCCACACAGAATCCAAGGATCGGCTGGAAGAGCAGATAAATAATGAGCTTGCATTGAAGGAAGGAGCAGAGAAAGAAAGTGTTTTCTCTCAAGACCCACAAGCACCTATAGAAACTGAGGATTCACTGGGTGAGGAACCGCCTGTCCCAATGGAGAGAACTGAGAGAAATGGGTCTCTGCTCAATCTGGATGCTTCATATCCAAGTCTTGAAAACGGAACACATTCATTCTCTCGCAATTCAAATACAATCACGCTGAGTCATTCAGGACCTTCCATTTCACTCACTCCAACATCTGGGATTGAttgcggcgatgatgtcatcattcaTGCAAAGAAGGTTGCTGTCATTCAATCCCAAGATATAGGCGATCAGGATAGTTCAGTTAATGGTGGGCCCAGAGGTGCATTTTATTCAAAGACCGAGCTTGGAGAAGGCTTGACACCCGCCGTGGTCAGAGATGAAAAATTAACCACCATAATGAAAGAAGCCAACTTTGACCTTCGGACCTACCATGCGGAGAAAAAGCCAACAAAACTTTTCTCCGATAACGAGGAGGGAAAATACCAGACGGTAATCATTAAAGGAACGGCTGATGATGAAATGCTAGAAAGGGAGAGGATTGCGATTATCAGAAACCAAGCGCTGAAGAAGAGCTCCACTATTGCAGAGCAATGGGGTTCAACAGAGCGATTAGATTTGGAGGAGAGGCCGTCACTTGCAGATTCCACGCAGAAGCAAGATGAAACTTGGAGCTGGATGTCCAATTCCTCGTCGTATCCTAACGAAACTTCCATGGCTCACCCTGAAGGCATTAACACTGAACAAATAAATTTCACCGCGGCTCGCCAGCAGTTCCTCGAGATGGAGAAGGCGCGGCAGGAAATCCCGATGAGTCCAAGACTCTCAGCTCAGCCCTACAGGGCCTTCAGCCGTTCTTCCATACACTCTACATCAACCCAACCGCTTTCCTACAAGGACTTCAGTGCAAGGCCAGCGGGCACTGTGAAGGCTGTTGGAGTTGGTTATTTCCCCGAGGGCCAGAAAGATGAGCATTCCACTAAAAGCCTCATGAGCAATAGTGTGTTCACTGCTGAGAAGATCGCAACTCTGGAAAATGGTGATGATGAAAAGTTTGGTTACACCCGGCGAAGTCTGCCTGTTTGCTCCTCAATAGATGACCTTGATTCTGGATTAGGGGAGATGGCCAACGACTACGGTTATGGATATACCAGTGACGGCGGGGCATCAAACGAGATGCTGAATGTTGCCACTGATAACAGTTGCGTTTTTGAATTCTCTGAGCAGATGCCTGTGCCTGAAACGCCCATTGAGAAGGAAATCCGATTTGCCATGGAAAGGGAAGAGAGTCTTCGTAAGGAGCGAGGAATTAGGAAGTCGGTCAGCTCCGAGGAAATGGTGCAAATCAAGACCAAGCCACTGTTGTCCCACCTACCTCCAACATCTCCCTTCTTGAAAAGTAAAGACAAAAACCGAATGGTCTTTTTTGCTCAGAGAGAAATCGAAAGGGATTCAAAGAGAGAAGAGACGTTGAGGCAAGAGGGCAAAGTGAAGGGGTTGTACGATAAAGGAATGCCGCAAGAGGTGGAAGAACGCAAAAAGGTTTTTGAGCAGCAAATCGATGATGTTCCGGTCATGCCACAGCAGGGCTGCCGCCCAAAGTTGGCCAGTTCTGCTTCGCTGGAATCTCTCGACATGTGCTCCGTTTCAGAAGAAAGCAACATCGTCCACGTTGACTCAGCACCATGTAAAGTAATCTTGCAAGAGAGCCCAGATTATCAGCTGCTCAGTGCAAGCACTCACAGGACCAGCAGCTCAAAGCCGGACCCTGCTACACACAGAGCAACGACAAGGCTCTCGGAGAGCCTGACCACTCCCAATGAAGAGCCCTACACTCTGCGACCATGGAAGCACCTGACCACCTTCCTGATTGAGCGGGAAATTGAGGAAGAGCAACGTCGGGAAGAGGAGTTGCGGGCCCGGAGACTGAAGCAGCAGCCTGCTGGGAGCCTTTCCTTGGGTAGGTATATTGGCACTTTGCCTGCCAGCTCCAACCCCTCGGCATAGTCTCCAATACAGGCGGACACTACTGAGAAACAACCAGCTGTAATTCGGGGGTGCTGCCCAGCCCACTGTAGTCAACGTTCCATGTTTAGTATCGATCATTGTAAGgaaagttgaggtgaatagcacagatgaatttaaggggaagctggataaacacatgagggggaatggaagagaaggatatggtgatggggtgagatgaagagggctgggacggggctcgtgtggagtataaaccctggcacggacctgttgggacgaatggcctgtttctgtgctgtagactcgatgaAACCTGTAAACAAGAACCAGAAGCTTGGTGCACTTTGCACCATTATTGCGTAATGTTGTGGGGATTGCCACACAATCATTAATAGACCATGATTTGTATGGAGGAGTGAGGGTCCATGTTTCACTAGGtgattcagccaatgtcccagactcctccatcaccatccctgggaatgtcctgtcccaccggcaggacagacccaccctcgGTGGTGGAAcactggtatacagtcaggagggagtagtcctgggagtcctcaacattggctccggaccccatgaaatctcatggcttcaggtcaagcacgggcaaagaaacctcctgctgattaccacctaccgccctccctcagctgatgaatcagtactcctccatgttgaacatcacttggaagaagcactgagggtagcaaggacacagaatgtactctgggtgggggacttcaatatccagcaccaagagtggctcggtagcaccagcactgaccgagtcctgaaggacatagctgccagactgggcctgcagcaggtggtgagagaaccaaattgaaacatagaaaataggtgcaggagtaggccattcggtccttcgagcctgcaccaccattcaataggatcatgactgatccttcacctcagtagccctttcctgctttctctccataccccttgatccctttagccgtaagggccatatctaactcccttttgaatatatccaatgaactggcatcaacagctctctgcagtagggaattccacaggttaacagctctctgagtgaagaagtttctcctcatctcagtcctaaatggcttatcctttatccttagactgtgtcccctggttttggacttccccaacatcggaaactttcttcctgcatttaacctgtccagtcccgtcagaattttatatgttccgatgagatcccctctcatccttctaaactccagtgaatacagacccagtcgatccagtctctcctcatatgtcagtccagccatcccgggaattagcctgttgaaccttcgctgcactccctcaatagcaagaacgtccttcctcagattaggagaccaaaacagaacacaatattccaggtgaggcctcaccaaggccctgcacaactgcagtaagactttcctgctcctatactcaaatcccctagctatgaaggccaacataccatttgctttcttcaccgcctgctgtacctgcatgccaactttcaataactgatgtaccatgacacccagatctcattgcaccttcccttttcctaatctgccgccattcagataagattcttccttcgtgtttttgcccccaaagtggataacctcacatttatccactttatacttcatctgccatgcatttgcccactcacctaacctgtccaaatcaccctgcagcctcttagcgtcctcctctcacagctcacaccgccacgcagtttagtgttatctgcaaacttggagatattacactcaattccttcatctaaatcattaatgtatattgtaaagagctggggtcccagcactgagccctgcggcaccccactagtcactgcgtttcattctgaaaaggacccatttatcccaactctctgcttcctgtctgccaactagttctctatccacgtcagtacgttacccccaataccatgtgctttgattttacgcaccaatctcttgcgtgggaccttgtcaaaagtcttttgaaagtccaaatacaccacatccactggttctcccttgtccactctaccagttacatcctcaaagaattccagcagatttgtcaagcatgatttccctttcataaatccatgctgacttggaccaatcctgtcactactttccaaatgcgctgctatttcatcttaataattgattccaacattttccccactactgatgtcaggctaaccggtctataattacctgttttctctctcctttcctttttaaaaagtgcttttacattagctaccgtccagtccatatggactgattcagagtcgatagactgttgaaaaatgatcaccaatgcatccactatttctcgggccatatcctgaagtactctgggaagcagactatcaggccccggggacttatcggccttcaatcccatcaatttccctaacacaaatcccctcctaataaggatattcttcagttcctccttctcactagacccatggtcccctagtacttccggaaggttatttgtgacttccttcatgagacagagccaaagtatttgttcaacttgtctgccatttctttgttccatattataaattcacctgaatctgactgcaagggacctacatttgtcttcacatatctatttctcttcacatatctatagaagctttggcagtcaatttttatgttcccggcaagcttcctctcatactctattttccccctcctaattaaacactttgtcctccgctgctgaagtctaaatttctcccagtcctcaggtttgcagcttttttggccaatttatatgccacttccttagatttaacactatccttaatttcccctgttcgccacggttgagccaccttccccgttttatttttactccaaacagtaaCATACaattgtgatccttaaatgtttgccattgcctatccatcgtcaaccctttaagtatcatttgtcagtccattctagccaatttacgtctcataccatcaaagttacctttccttaagttcagaatccgagtctctgaattaactgtgtcactttccatcttaataaagaattctaccatattatggtcactcttccccaagggacctcacacaacaagattgctaattagtcctttctcattacacatcacccagtctaggatggccagccctctcgttggttcctcgacatattggtctagaaaaccatcccttatacactccaggaaatcctcctccaccgtattgctaccagtttggttagcccaatctatatgtagattaaagtcgcccatgataactgctgtacctttattgcatgcctccctaatttcttgtttgatgctgtccccaacctcactactactgtttggtggtctgtccacaactcccaccagcattttctgcccttggtattctgcagctctacccatacagattccacatcatccaagctaatgtccttccttactattgcattaatttcctttttaaccagcaatgccaccccagctccttttcctttctgtctattcttcctgaatattgaatacccctgaatgttgagttcccagccttggtcaccctggagccatgtctccttgatgccaattatatcacattcattaattgctgcctgtgcagttaattcgtccaccttattatgaatactcatcgctttgagacacagagccttcaggcttgtctttttaacacactttgtccttttagagttttgctgtaatatggacctgtttgatttttgccttgggtttctctgtcctccacttttacttttcttctttctatcttttgcttctgcccccattctacttccctctctctccctgcatagattcccatccccctgctatattagtttaactcatccccaacagcactagcaaacactccccgtaggacattggttccggtcctgcccaggtgcagactctcccgttcttacttgtcccacctcccccagaatcggttccaatgtcccaagaatttgaatccttcccttctgcaccactcctcaagccacgtattcatttgagattctgcgattcctactctgactagcatgtggcactggtagcaatccagagattactacttttgagatcctactttttaatttaactcctagctccctaaattctgcttgtaggacctcatcccattttttttatctatatcgttggtacctatatgcaccgcgacaactggctgttcaccttccccctttaaaatgtcctgcagccgctccgagacatccttgacccttgcactagggaagcaacatacgatcctggagtctcgattgcggccgcagaaacacctatctattccccttacaattgaatcccctaccactatagctctcccactctttttcctgccctcatgtgcagcagagccggctggtgctgctctcccctgatgagtcatccccctcaacagtacccaaagccatgtatctgttttgcagggagatgaccgcaggggacccctgcactaccttctttccactgctcttcctgttggtcacccatttgctatctgcctgtgtaaccaacatgagggaaaaacctacttgacctcgtcctcaccaatctacctgtcgcagatgcatctgtccatgacagcattggtagcagtgatcaccgcacagtccttatggagacggagttctgtcttcacactgaggacatcctccatcgtgctgtgtggcactatcaccgtgctaaatgagacagattcagaacagatctagcagctcaaaactgggcacccatgaggctctgtgggccatcagcagcaacaaaattgtattccaccacaatctgtaaccacatggcctggcatatctatcactctaccattaccatcaagccaggggaccagccctggttcaatgaggagtgtaggagcagcaccaggcgtacctaaaaatgaggtggcaacctggggaagctacaacacaggactacatgcatgctaaacagcggaagctgcATGCTTCTgatagggctaagtgatcccacaatcaacggatctgatcaaagctctgcagtcctgccacatccagtcatgaatggtggtggacaattaaacaactaatgggaggagggggctccatgaatagccccatcctcaaggatggcggagcccagcacatgagtgcaaaagacaaggctgaagtatttgcaaccatctttagccagaagtgccgagtggatgatccatatcgacctcctcctcagatccccaccatcacagaagccagtcttcagccaattgtattcactccacgtgatatcagctGAATGCACtggttacagcaaaggctatgggccccgacaacatcccggctgttgtgctgaagactagtgctccagaactagccgtgcctttagccaagctgttccagtacagttacaacactggcatctacctgacaatgtggaaaactgcacaggtatgtcctgtccgcaaaaagcaggacaaatccaatccagccaattaccaccccatcattccactctcaatcatcagcaaaatgatggaaggtgctatcaaatgacacttactcaccaataacccgctcaccgatgctcagtttgggttccgccaggatcactcagctccagacctcattatagccttggtccaaacatggacaaaagagctgaattccagaggggatgtgagagtgactgagtgtggcatcaaggcagcatttgaccgagtgtggcattaaggagcccgagtaaaactgaagtcaatgggaatcagggggaaaagtctccactggctggagtcatacctagcacaaaggaagatggttgtggtgtttggagttcaatcatcccagccccaggacattgctgcaggagttcctcagggcagtgtcctcggcccaaccatcttcagctgcttcatcaatggccttccctccatcataaggtcagaaatggggacgttcgctgatgattgcacagtgttcagttccattcgtaacccctcagataatgaagcagtctgggcCCACAAGcagcgacattcaggcttggactgataactggcaagtaacattcacaccacacaagtgccaggcaatgaccgtctCCAACAAGCGAGGATCCAACCATCTCCccctgatattcaacagcattaccatcactgaatcccccaccatcaacatcctgggggtcatcattgatcagaaacttaactggaccagccacataaatcttgtggttacaagagcaggtcagtggctgggtattctgcggcgagtgtctcacctcctgactccccaaagcctttccaccatctacaaggcacaagtcaggagtgtgatggaatactctccacttgtctggatgactgcagctccaacaaacactcaAGAGGTTTGACacattccaggacaaagcagccgcttgattggccccccatccaccaccttcaacattcactccctccaccaccggcgcaccgtggccacagtgtgtaccatctacaagatgcactgcagtaactcaccaaggcttcttcggcagcacctcccaaacccgcaacctctcaaACCTTGTACTCCCGGTGTACTCCCAGTATACTCCCACACTCCCAGTGTACTCCCACACTTCCCACCcccatgccctctccaagctcatcttatccATCAGACCCAACTCTTGCTCCTTCAACCCTATTCTCACCGAACTGCTGACGTCCcaccttcccttcctggccccatgttagccgatattgttaacggttctctcccctCGGGTATTGTCCatctccaaccaccctttcctctccaaagtacttgaacgagttgtcacctcccaaatccgtgcccatctttcctggaactccatgtttgaatcctgggactccatgtttgaattcctgcaatctgcaggtttctgcccctgccacagcactgaaatggtccttatcaaagtcacaaattgcatCCAATGTGACTGTCACtgtggcaaactatccctcctcatcctcttccaatgcctctcctccatcgtccagctgggttggactgcactcgcctggttccattcttatgtatctaatcatagccagaaaatctccagcaatggcttctcttcccgccccgcatcgttacctctggtgtcccccaaggatctatccttggacccctcccAATTCTaatctatatgctgcctcttggcgacatcatctgaaaacacagcgtcagtttccacatgtacgctgaagacacccagcactacctcacccccgcttccctcgacccctccagtctctctgatTTCTCATGCGGTTTGTCTGACTTCCagttctggaggagcagaaatttcctccaactaaatattgggaagactgaagccattgtcttcggtccctgccacaaactgcattcccccgccaccgactccatccctctccctgaccgctgtctgaggctgaacctcgcTGCTCCATTTGAACTCCTGACCTCTGGGTTCGTGCAGTAACAAAACCACTCGGCTACCAAGCGTGGACTTAGCTGCTTTTTCTTCTGCAAATAGTCATCCACAAACTTAGATATTGTGGTCGATCCACCTCGGCACGGAGCTGTGGCCCAATCTAACACTGACACTCAAACCTCACTGATCGAACACATCCGAAGCCCACTGCCTCCCATCCTGGGCTAGGTGGGAAGCAGCTCAACGTTAACCCACTCAGTGCCGGCTCAACTAGTTAAATTCATTTACATTTTATAAACATGCTTCTGATGCAAAACAGAATCGAGGCAAGATATGGAACAGCACAATGGGTGAGGACAAAAAGCAGTCAGCAAGGGCTGCTTTTAGCTCTTTAGTTtgtgttggggggggtgtgggggagggggattatTACCGTCACTGTTTGGGAGATGAGCTGACGAAGTGGATCAGCCTTTACAGAACACGCCTGGTTTTCATTccaagaaagtaagacttgcatttatataac
Proteins encoded in this window:
- the LOC139229240 gene encoding A-kinase anchor protein 2-like isoform X3, which produces MFKYTHPWQALCQIDQSSKKPGTCGIAVKVTAVNEVESEQVAAASKDPVHRGLPDSKTPLVAIPEGRLEQSKDSEQDRAHSPDTRHIHTESKDRLEEQINNELALKEGAEKESVFSQDPQAPIETEDSLGEEPPVPMERTERNGSLLNLDASYPSLENGTHSFSRNSNTITLSHSGPSISLTPTSGIDCGDDVIIHAKKVAVIQSQDIGDQDSSVNGGPRGAFYSKTELGEGLTPAVVRDEKLTTIMKEANFDLRTYHAEKKPTKLFSDNEEGKYQTVIIKGTADDEMLERERIAIIRNQALKKSSTIAEQWGSTERLDLEERPSLADSTQKQDETWSWMSNSSSYPNETSMAHPEGINTEQINFTAARQQFLEMEKARQEIPMSPRLSAQPYRAFSRSSIHSTSTQPLSYKDFSARPAGTVKAVGVGYFPEGQKDEHSTKSLMSNSVFTAEKIATLENGDDEKFGYTRRSLPVCSSIDDLDSGLGEMANDYGYGYTSDGGASNEMLNVATDNSCVFEFSEQMPVPETPIEKEIRFAMEREESLRKERGIRKSVSSEEMVQIKTKPLLSHLPPTSPFLKSKDKNRMVFFAQREIERDSKREETLRQEGKVKGLYDKGMPQEVEERKKVFEQQIDDVPVMPQQGCRPKLASSASLESLDMCSVSEESNIVHVDSAPCKVILQESPDYQLLSASTHRTSSSKPDPATHRATTRLSESLTTPNEEPYTLRPWKHLTTFLIEREIEEEQRREEELRARRLKQQPAGSLSLARASTPESPNPAVNVVFPGQHSRAGASDSERRRGLPEAIPSQNGQKVKAWEKKDESSVLESTRVTRRKSAMALRWEAGLFNNDQDDEAGP
- the LOC139229240 gene encoding mitotic interactor and substrate of PLK1-like isoform X2, producing MFKYTHPWQALCQIDQSSKKPGTCGIAVKVTAVNEVESEQVAAASKDPVHRGLPDSKTPLVAIPEGRLEQSKDSEQDRAHSPDTRHIHTESKDRLEEQINNELALKEGAEKESVFSQDPQAPIETEDSLGEEPPVPMERTERNGSLLNLDASYPSLENGTHSFSRNSNTITLSHSGPSISLTPTSGIDCGDDVIIHAKKVAVIQSQDIGDQDSSVNGGPRGAFYSKTELGEGLTPAVVRDEKLTTIMKEANFDLRTYHAEKKPTKLFSDNEEGKYQTVIIKGTADDEMLERERIAIIRNQALKKSSTIAEQWGSTERLDLEERPSLADSTQKQDETWSWMSNSSSYPNETSMAHPEGINTEQINFTAARQQFLEMEKARQEIPMSPRLSAQPYRAFSRSSIHSTSTQPLSYKDFSARPAGTVKAVGVGYFPEGQKDEHSTKSLMSNSVFTAEKIATLENGDDEKFGYTRRSLPVCSSIDDLDSGLGEMANDYGYGYTSDGGASNEMLNVATDNSCVFEFSEQMPVPETPIEKEIRFAMEREESLRKERGIRKSVSSEEMVQIKTKPLLSHLPPTSPFLKSKDKNRMVFFAQREIERDSKREETLRQEGKVKGLYDKGMPQEVEERKKVFEQQIDDVPVMPQQGCRPKLASSASLESLDMCSVSEESNIVHVDSAPCKVILQESPDYQLLSASTHRTSSSKPDPATHRATTRLSESLTTPNEEPYTLRPWKHLTTFLIEREIEEEQRREEELRARRLKQQPAGSLSLARASTPESPNPAVNVVFPGQHSRAGASDSERRRGLPEAIPSQNGQKYAGIEASDDVNTEVLESTRVTRRKSAMALRWEAGLFNNDQDDEAGP
- the LOC139229240 gene encoding mitotic interactor and substrate of PLK1-like isoform X1 → MFKYTHPWQALCQIDQSSKKPGTCGIAVKVTAVNEVESEQVAAASKDPVHRGLPDSKTPLVAIPEGRLEQSKDSEQDRAHSPDTRHIHTESKDRLEEQINNELALKEGAEKESVFSQDPQAPIETEDSLGEEPPVPMERTERNGSLLNLDASYPSLENGTHSFSRNSNTITLSHSGPSISLTPTSGIDCGDDVIIHAKKVAVIQSQDIGDQDSSVNGGPRGAFYSKTELGEGLTPAVVRDEKLTTIMKEANFDLRTYHAEKKPTKLFSDNEEGKYQTVIIKGTADDEMLERERIAIIRNQALKKSSTIAEQWGSTERLDLEERPSLADSTQKQDETWSWMSNSSSYPNETSMAHPEGINTEQINFTAARQQFLEMEKARQEIPMSPRLSAQPYRAFSRSSIHSTSTQPLSYKDFSARPAGTVKAVGVGYFPEGQKDEHSTKSLMSNSVFTAEKIATLENGDDEKFGYTRRSLPVCSSIDDLDSGLGEMANDYGYGYTSDGGASNEMLNVATDNSCVFEFSEQMPVPETPIEKEIRFAMEREESLRKERGIRKSVSSEEMVQIKTKPLLSHLPPTSPFLKSKDKNRMVFFAQREIERDSKREETLRQEGKVKGLYDKGMPQEVEERKKVFEQQIDDVPVMPQQGCRPKLASSASLESLDMCSVSEESNIVHVDSAPCKVILQESPDYQLLSASTHRTSSSKPDPATHRATTRLSESLTTPNEEPYTLRPWKHLTTFLIEREIEEEQRREEELRARRLKQQPAGSLSLARASTPESPNPAVNVVFPGQHSRAGASDSERRRGLPEAIPSQNGQKVKAWEKKDESSYAGIEASDDVNTEVLESTRVTRRKSAMALRWEAGLFNNDQDDEAGP
- the LOC139229240 gene encoding A-kinase anchor protein 2-like isoform X4, which encodes MFKYTHPWQALCQIDQSSKKPGTCGIAVKVTAVNEVESEQVAAASKDPVHRGLPDSKTPLVAIPEGRLEQSKDSEQDRAHSPDTRHIHTESKDRLEEQINNELALKEGAEKESVFSQDPQAPIETEDSLGEEPPVPMERTERNGSLLNLDASYPSLENGTHSFSRNSNTITLSHSGPSISLTPTSGIDCGDDVIIHAKKVAVIQSQDIGDQDSSVNGGPRGAFYSKTELGEGLTPAVVRDEKLTTIMKEANFDLRTYHAEKKPTKLFSDNEEGKYQTVIIKGTADDEMLERERIAIIRNQALKKSSTIAEQWGSTERLDLEERPSLADSTQKQDETWSWMSNSSSYPNETSMAHPEGINTEQINFTAARQQFLEMEKARQEIPMSPRLSAQPYRAFSRSSIHSTSTQPLSYKDFSARPAGTVKAVGVGYFPEGQKDEHSTKSLMSNSVFTAEKIATLENGDDEKFGYTRRSLPVCSSIDDLDSGLGEMANDYGYGYTSDGGASNEMLNVATDNSCVFEFSEQMPVPETPIEKEIRFAMEREESLRKERGIRKSVSSEEMVQIKTKPLLSHLPPTSPFLKSKDKNRMVFFAQREIERDSKREETLRQEGKVKGLYDKGMPQEVEERKKVFEQQIDDVPVMPQQGCRPKLASSASLESLDMCSVSEESNIVHVDSAPCKVILQESPDYQLLSASTHRTSSSKPDPATHRATTRLSESLTTPNEEPYTLRPWKHLTTFLIEREIEEEQRREEELRARRLKQQPAGSLSLARASTPESPNPAVNVVFPGQHSRAGASDSERRRGLPEAIPSQNGQKVLESTRVTRRKSAMALRWEAGLFNNDQDDEAGP